A stretch of the Vigna radiata var. radiata cultivar VC1973A chromosome 7, Vradiata_ver6, whole genome shotgun sequence genome encodes the following:
- the LOC106768940 gene encoding glucose-6-phosphate 1-dehydrogenase, cytoplasmic isoform: MKSSEWHVERRHGSKIESPSSRDSENAHETGPLSIVILGASGDLAKKKTFPALFHLYEQGFLPQNEVCIFGYARTKITDDELKNRLRGYLVPAKDSSSEQLEKVSNFLHLIKYVSGSYDSKDGFCNLDKEISEHESLKSSVQGSSRRLFYLALPPTVYQSVCKMIKTYCMNKSDLGGWTRIIVEKPFGKDLESAEQLSTQIGELFEEPQIYRIDHYLGKELVQNMLVLRFANRLFMPQWNRDNIANVQIVFREDFGTEGRGGYFDQYGIIRDIIQNHLLQVFCLVAMEKPVSLKAEHIRDEKVKVLESVLPIKDDEVVLGQYEGYRDDATVPDHSNTPTFATVILRVNNERWDGVPFVLKAGKALSSRKADIRVQFKDVPGDIFKCQKQERNEFVIRLQPSEAMYMKLIVKKPGLDIETVQSELDLSYRQRYQGVTIPEAYERLILDTIRGDQQHFVRRDELKASWEIFTPLLHRIDKGEFKSIPYKPGTRGPAEADKLLLEKAGYVQTPSYIWIPPTL; encoded by the exons ATGAAGTCAAGTGAATGGCATGTTGAAAGAAGGCATGGTTCAAAAATTGAATCCCCTTCATCAAGGGATTCAGAAAATGCGCATGAGACAGGGCCACTCTCCATTGTTATACTTGGTGCTTCTGGTGATCTTGCAAAGAAAAAGACGTTTCCAGCACTTTTCCACCTTTATGAGCAG GGATTCCTACCACAAAATGAGGTTTGTATTTTTGGCTATGCTAGGACAAAAATCACTGATGACGAATTGAAAAACCGCTTACGTgg CTATCTTGTTCCTGCCAAAGATTCTTCCTCTGAGCAGTTGGAAAAAGTATCAAACTTCTTGCATCTG ATCAAATATGTAAGCGGCTCTTATGATTCTAAGGATGGTTTCTGTAATTTGGATAAAGAGATTTCAGAGCATGAATCTTTGAAAAGTAGCGTTCAGGGTTCTTCCCGAAGGCTCTTCTATCTTGCCCTTCCTCCTACAGTATACCAATCAGTTTGCAAGATGATCAAGACTTATTGCATGAACAAAT CTGATCTTGGTGGGTGGACTCGTATTATTGTTGAGAAGCCTTTTGGTAAGGATCTAGAATCTGCAGAGCAACTCAGTACCCAGATTGGAGAGTTGTTTGAAGAACCCCAGATTTATCGTATTGATCACTACTTAGGGAAGGAACTAGTGCAGAATATG TTAGTACTTCGTTTTGCAAACCGCTTATTCATGCCGCAATGGAACCGTGACAACATTGCTAATGTGCAG ATCGTTTTCAGAGAAGATTTTGGAACTGAAGGCCGAGGTGGATATTTTGACCAATATGG AATTATTCGAGatataattcaaaatcatcTGCTGCAG GTTTTTTGCTTGGTTGCTATGGAAAAACCAGTTTCTCTCAAGGCCGAACACATTCGGGATGAGAAAGTGAAG GTTCTTGAATCAGTACTACCTATTAAAGATGATGAGGTTGTTCTAGGACAATATGAAGGCTATAGAGATGATGCCACCGTACCTGACCATTCGAATACTCCTACTTTTGCAACTGTTATTCTGAGAGTAAACAATGAGAGATGGGATG GTGTTCCATTCGTACTAAAGGCTGGGAAGGCCCTAAGTTCAAGAAAGGCAGATATAAGAGTTCAATTCAAGGATGTTCCTGGTGACATTTTCAAGT gtCAAAAGCAGGAGAGAAATGAGTTTGTCATACGCCTGCAACCCTCAGAAGCTATGTACATGAAGCTAATA GTCAAGAAACCTGGACTGGATATTGAAACAGTTCAAAGTGAACTAGATTTGTCATATAGGCAACGTTATCAAGGAGTAACCATTCCAGAGGCTTATGAACGTCTAATTCTTGACAC aattAGAGGTGATCAGCAACATTTTGTTCGCAGAGATGAGTTGAAG GCATCATGGGAGATCTTCACCCCTCTTTTGCACCGGATAGATAAAGGGGAGTTCAAGTCAATCCCTTACAAACCTGGAACAAGAGGTCCTGCAGAAGCAGATAAACTATTGCTGGAAAAAGCTGGTTATGTTCAAACACCCAGTTATATATGGATCCCTCCTACACTGTAG
- the LOC106769549 gene encoding F-box protein SKIP14 — MAFDSSKESSFLIPQEKNLCPSNGSVLDDQSIKSCSCFGSSCYLCCFNGNLGETRFDLENAKEVVAEKEDADDEDDKDGEEDKNNGDDVLNRLPVEPLELEIESTLAAFSGLIEDFEWDFRPEDIDFVLGETHGKIGDHDHLHFLGLSWAWNGPENLQPQGFSSKENEMSVSGDVVKGYQNFDGVFGGGIVTEGSAGGFMKVKHDDYLLPSTEAMQNCPKIECDAERGDPHDALFFVLGYLGVRDLLSVEQVCRSLRDAVRGDPLLWRTVHINQPLNERITDVKLVKLTNRAQGTLQCLILVNCLWITNSGLQSVLQSNTGLMKLSVPDCIRITIEGILLNLRALKSSGKSVIKHLRIGGLGGMCHVTEQQFEELKELLDASKHLQHGDRKPQFYRREYSHILREDGRQIDVDACPKCKKVRPIYDCPAESCQQKHVAAQLCRGCTICIRRCIHCGRCIKDIYEETFCLETLCLTCFNQILHCPVEGEKEAGECTLIGERTMYQFCLYG; from the exons ATGGCTTTTGATTCTTCTAAGGAATCTAGCTTTTTGATTCCGCAAGAGAAGAATTTGTGCCCCTCAAATGGGTCGGTGTTGGACGACCAGTCGATCAAAAGCTGTAGTTGTTTTGGCAGTTCTTGCTACCTGTGTTGTTTCAACGGGAATTTAGGAGAGACACGTTTTGATTTGGAGAATGCAAAGGAAGTGGTTGCTGAGAAAGAGGATGCCGATGATGAAGATGACAAGGATGGTGAAGAGGATAAAAACAACGGTGATGATGTTCTTAATCGGTTGCCAGTGGAGCCTCTTGAACTAGAGATAGAATCTACATTGGCTGCATTCTCAGGTTTGATTGAGGATTTTGAATGGGATTTCCGACCTGAGGATATAGACTTTGTGCTGGGTGAAACACATGGAAAGATCGGTGATCATGACCATCTTCACTTTTTAGGTCTGAGTTGGGCTTGGAATGGCCCTGAGAATCTGCAACCTCAGGGGTTTAGTTCTAAGGAGAATGAGATGTCTGTATCAGGTGATGTTGTCAAAGggtatcaaaattttgatggggtATTTGGTGGGGGCATTGTGACTGAGGGAAGTGCAGGGGGATTTATGAAGGTTAAGCATGACGATTATTTGCTTCCAAGCACTGAAGCAATGCAAAACTGCCCCAAAATTGAATGTGATGCTGAAAGAGGTGATCCACATGATGCTTTGTTTTTTGTCTTGGGTTACCTAGGTGTACGGGACCTTCTCTCTGTTGAACAGGTCTGCAGATCATTGCGTGATGCTGTTAGAGGTGATCCTTTGTTATGGAGGACTGTGCACATTAATCAGCCATTGAACGAAAGGATTACGGATGTTAAACTTGTAAAGTTAACCAACAGAGCTCAAGGTACCCTTCAATGCCTGATCCTGGTGAACTGTTTATGGATCACTAACAGTGGTCTGCAAAGTGTTTTACAAAGTAACACAGGATTGATGAAG CTTAGTGTGCCAGATTGTATCAGAATCACAATTGAGGGCATCTTATTGAACCTCAGGGCTCTTAAGTCATCTGGAAAATCTGTTATCAAGCATTTACGAATTGGTGGGCTTGGTGGTATGTGTCATGTGACTGAACAGCAGTTTGAAGAGTTAAAGGAATTACTGGATGCTAGCAAGCATTTGCAACATGGAGATCGGAAGCCCCAATTCTACAGGAGAGAGTATTCACATATCTTACGTGAAGATGGCCGCCAAATTGACGTAGATGCATGTCCAAAATGCAAGAAAGTGAGACCTATTTATGATTGCCCTGCTGAGAGTTGTCAGCAGAAGCATGTGGCTGCTCAGCTCTGTAGAGGTTGCACAATATGCATAAGACGCTGCATTCACTGTGGAAGATGCATTAAGGACATTTATGAAGAGACATTTTGTTTGGAGACTCTTTGTTTGACTTGTTTTAATCAAATCCTGCATTGTCCAGTGGAAGGGGAAAAGGAAGCTGGAGAATGCACTCTTATTGGTGAGAGGACCATGTATCAGTTTTGTCTCTATGGCTAG
- the LOC106767093 gene encoding 54S ribosomal protein L37, mitochondrial, with protein MAMNRARSIRYILTVKEAVKVAHQRTYAAGKAKKGSKGGGSADSPKASTLSKEVKASTVVGANILKEGTDPKILPDSEYPDWLWHLLDKRPALSELRRKNIETLSYEDLKRFVKLDNRARIKESNSLKAKN; from the coding sequence ATGGCTATGAACCGTGCCAGATCTATAAGATATATTCTTACAGTCAAAGAGGCAGTTAAGGTTGCACACCAACGAACTTATGCCGCCGGAAAAGCAAAGAAAGGATCTAAAGGGGGTGGATCTGCGGATTCACCCAAGGCATCAACTCTTAGCAAAGAAGTCAAGGCAAGCACAGTTGTAGGTGCTAACATTCTGAAGGAAGGAACTGATCCAAAAATCCTGCCTGATTCAGAGTACCCCGACTGGCTGTGGCATCTGCTCGATAAACGTCCGGCACTTAGTGAACTACGTAGGAAGAATATTGAAACACTATCTTATGAAGATCTAAAACGCTTTGTTAAGCTGGATAATCGTGCAAGGATCAAGGAGAGTAACTCTCTGAAGGCAAAGAATTGA